A genomic region of Streptosporangium lutulentum contains the following coding sequences:
- the lysA gene encoding diaminopimelate decarboxylase, with product MSRFAHPAGDRHAEVLPEDRPPHTPADLNTLDPTIWSRTSNRTGGSITVGGVDVRDLVEEHGTPLYVVDEEDFRSRCRDYRSAFDGGEVHYAGKAFLCREVARWIMQEGLGLDVCSAGELAVALSVGFPPERITMHGNNKSLAELERAIVAGVGHIVADSFEEIARLGFLADKHGKRPQIMIRVTVGVEAHTHEFIATAHDDQKFGFSLSGGAAAEAARRILALPQLELVGLHSHIGSQITDTAGFEVAASRLATLLVQIKEEHGVVLPELDLGGGYGIPYVDGDAALDVKEIADNLREIVSKVTKAAGLPVPKLTVEPGRAIAGLAGMTLYEVGTIKDVEGLRTYVSVDGGMSDNIRTALYGAEYTARLASRESDSGPMLSRLVGKHCESGDMVIRDLWLPQDLATGDLIAVAGTGAYCRSLSNNYNYLPKPAVVAVKDGGARVIVRRETEDDLLRGQL from the coding sequence GTGAGTCGATTCGCCCATCCCGCCGGTGACCGGCATGCCGAAGTGTTGCCCGAGGACCGCCCTCCGCACACGCCTGCCGACCTGAACACGCTTGACCCGACGATCTGGTCCCGGACGTCGAACCGCACAGGCGGCTCGATCACGGTCGGCGGCGTGGACGTCAGAGACCTGGTCGAAGAACACGGCACGCCGCTCTACGTGGTGGACGAGGAAGACTTCCGGTCCCGGTGCCGCGACTACAGGAGCGCGTTCGACGGAGGCGAGGTCCACTACGCCGGCAAGGCGTTCCTGTGCCGCGAGGTCGCTCGCTGGATCATGCAGGAGGGCCTCGGCCTCGACGTGTGCAGCGCGGGCGAGCTCGCCGTCGCGCTGAGCGTCGGGTTCCCGCCCGAGCGGATCACCATGCACGGCAACAACAAGTCGCTCGCCGAGCTGGAGAGGGCCATCGTGGCCGGCGTCGGGCACATCGTGGCCGACTCCTTCGAGGAGATCGCCCGTCTGGGCTTCCTCGCGGACAAGCACGGCAAGCGTCCCCAGATCATGATCCGGGTGACCGTGGGCGTGGAGGCGCACACCCACGAGTTCATCGCCACCGCCCACGACGACCAGAAGTTCGGTTTCTCGCTGAGCGGCGGCGCCGCCGCGGAGGCCGCCCGGCGGATCCTCGCGCTGCCCCAGCTGGAACTCGTGGGCCTGCACTCCCACATCGGCTCCCAGATCACCGACACCGCGGGCTTCGAGGTGGCCGCGAGCCGCCTGGCCACGCTTCTGGTGCAGATCAAGGAGGAGCACGGGGTCGTCCTGCCGGAGCTCGACCTCGGCGGCGGCTACGGCATCCCCTACGTCGACGGCGACGCCGCACTCGACGTCAAGGAGATCGCCGACAACCTGCGGGAGATCGTCTCCAAGGTGACGAAGGCCGCGGGCCTGCCGGTGCCCAAGCTCACCGTCGAACCCGGCCGCGCCATCGCCGGGCTCGCCGGGATGACGCTCTACGAGGTCGGCACGATCAAGGACGTCGAAGGACTGCGCACCTACGTCAGCGTCGACGGCGGCATGAGCGACAACATCCGCACGGCCCTCTACGGCGCCGAGTACACCGCGCGCCTGGCCTCTCGCGAGAGCGACTCCGGGCCGATGCTCTCGCGCCTGGTCGGCAAGCACTGCGAGAGCGGCGACATGGTGATCCGCGACCTGTGGCTCCCACAGGATCTGGCCACCGGCGACCTGATCGCCGTCGCGGGCACCGGCGCCTACTGCCGCTCGCTCTCCAACAACTACAACTACCTCCCCAAGCCCGCCGTCGTCGCGGTCAAGGACGGGGGGGCCCGTGTGATCGTCCGGCGGGAGACCGAGGACGACCTGCTGAGAGGGCAGCTGTGA
- a CDS encoding neutral zinc metallopeptidase yields MNGARDGEAWEPRRPGVIRRVLPTVLAFAVILGGMAYFSGDLQDLLGTAPGSPRSAAATHGLYEETGPIDARCDTLPDDVDADPAASLRALSTCLDRMWAATLAQADLDYERPREVRLIAARDKAACGIDDYDWAGIYCPERRVVNVLIEDWHAFPMMFTLAHEYAHHVQEISGIADQRGSEVFDEAWSRRLELQADCLAAVTLRSSWPNQLENFRRLAGGQSDTTGEQESGYLQSHGSGASSAAWMLRGGQAGTVAACNTWGAPANQVS; encoded by the coding sequence GTGAACGGCGCGCGTGACGGGGAGGCGTGGGAGCCGCGCCGGCCCGGAGTGATCCGGCGGGTGCTGCCGACCGTGCTCGCCTTCGCGGTCATCCTCGGCGGGATGGCGTATTTCAGCGGCGATCTCCAGGACCTGCTCGGGACCGCGCCGGGTTCGCCGCGGTCGGCGGCGGCCACGCATGGCCTCTACGAGGAGACCGGCCCGATCGACGCCCGCTGCGACACCCTGCCCGACGACGTCGACGCCGACCCCGCGGCGTCGCTGAGGGCGCTCTCGACGTGCCTGGACCGGATGTGGGCCGCCACGCTGGCACAGGCGGACCTCGACTACGAGCGGCCACGGGAAGTGCGGCTGATCGCCGCCCGGGACAAGGCCGCGTGCGGGATCGACGACTACGACTGGGCGGGGATCTACTGTCCGGAGCGTCGCGTGGTCAACGTGCTGATCGAGGACTGGCACGCCTTCCCGATGATGTTCACGCTCGCGCACGAGTACGCCCACCACGTCCAGGAGATCAGCGGGATCGCCGACCAGCGGGGCTCGGAGGTCTTCGACGAGGCGTGGTCGCGGCGGCTCGAACTGCAGGCCGACTGCCTGGCCGCGGTGACGTTGCGGAGCTCCTGGCCGAACCAGCTGGAGAACTTCCGGAGGCTGGCCGGGGGCCAATCCGACACGACGGGCGAGCAGGAGTCCGGCTACCTGCAGTCGCACGGCTCGGGCGCCAGCAGTGCCGCGTGGATGCTCCGCGGCGGGCAGGCGGGCACCGTCGCGGCGTGCAACACCTGGGGCGCTCCCGCGAACCAGGTGTCCTAA
- a CDS encoding DALR anticodon-binding domain-containing protein: MTPGRLGELLGLPPIPQGTWAEEALYVSPAALRRRREPGEMAARLRALPGIAEVRVRADGFLEIAVAVPGELVAELAGQVPGAFPVTGVSPWPDAPRTWSNTGFVVKYAYMRAAAVPRWAEDLGVGGRFRPELLDGRWDRAVLRLLAEVYGRRASRDPGWAAYAERLALAYHDAFEREAALPKGDEEPSALHTARVWLARAVGAVLAEGLAALGETASDRL, translated from the coding sequence ATGACGCCCGGCCGGCTCGGAGAGCTCCTCGGCCTGCCGCCGATCCCGCAGGGGACGTGGGCAGAGGAGGCGCTCTACGTCTCCCCGGCCGCGTTGCGCCGCCGGCGGGAGCCCGGCGAGATGGCGGCACGGCTCCGGGCGTTGCCGGGGATCGCGGAGGTCCGGGTGCGGGCGGACGGGTTCCTGGAGATCGCGGTGGCCGTGCCCGGGGAGCTCGTCGCGGAGCTCGCCGGGCAGGTTCCCGGGGCCTTCCCCGTCACGGGGGTGTCGCCGTGGCCCGACGCCCCGCGGACGTGGAGCAACACTGGATTTGTCGTGAAATATGCGTACATGCGGGCGGCTGCCGTACCGCGCTGGGCGGAGGACCTGGGGGTCGGCGGGAGGTTCCGGCCCGAGCTGCTCGACGGCCGATGGGACAGGGCGGTGCTCAGGCTGCTGGCCGAGGTGTACGGCAGGCGGGCGAGCCGGGATCCCGGATGGGCGGCCTACGCCGAGCGGCTGGCCCTGGCCTACCACGACGCGTTCGAGCGGGAGGCGGCGCTGCCGAAGGGGGACGAGGAGCCGTCGGCGCTCCACACCGCCCGGGTGTGGCTGGCGCGGGCCGTGGGAGCCGTACTGGCCGAAGGTCTGGCGGCGCTGGGCGAGACGGCGTCCGACAGACTGTGA
- a CDS encoding glycosyltransferase, which produces MASEQLENTRQALREAMAHAERAAELARLLDEAQARTADAERAADELRAVRERLSETEERLTAANATEEKLRKDLAEQRYQAEVAKWKLSSVQLARWSRIGDAIKTGKSNPVRLARGLRGAARPAKRPVAPERQPVPRKSGDKPAPGVSFQATTSFRVVGGKSVKLKPFRVPTGPNTRPHLTVAVVAEPHAEALLRYEWRQTIGFTPRDFARVLAVEVPHLLLVESVTEGPWAEELSRPGEGLRGLLSWCAERGIRTVFWHTKGEADRFVAAARLFEHIVTALPKSVGPWSAALASREPEAGRRAPSLGILPFAVQPRVHNPLPLTGDRFDRVLTLEELLPAHLSYPDVLTSYRWPVAVDCPPGTESWLMAELAACGTSIGTEQDDRRAHAALRQAYAAGTMTNKIDDLLDAIGLPSGRATLNISVIMIDRGDLDHTLAQVAPQRGVVQLVLLTDAQDAERRARAAMPDRVEIVVRRTDPGLTTGGMLNHALDLCQGDLVAVMDAQDLYGPHYLTDLSRAFLFTTADIVGKAAHYAHLRDVTATVLRQPAAEYAYLPEVAGATLLARRTVLRGLGFADVSEGWAEVLMRQCRTDGVKVFSADRFGYVCLRDHDRGLLDSSRLVEYGPADPHALI; this is translated from the coding sequence GTGGCGAGCGAGCAACTCGAGAACACGCGGCAGGCGTTGCGGGAGGCCATGGCCCATGCGGAGCGGGCTGCCGAACTGGCTCGACTGCTCGACGAGGCGCAGGCGAGGACCGCCGACGCGGAGCGTGCGGCCGATGAGCTGCGTGCGGTGAGGGAGCGGCTGAGCGAGACGGAGGAGCGGCTGACGGCCGCGAACGCGACCGAGGAGAAGCTCCGCAAGGACCTCGCGGAGCAGCGCTACCAGGCCGAGGTGGCGAAATGGAAGCTCTCCTCGGTGCAGCTGGCCCGCTGGTCCCGGATCGGTGACGCGATCAAGACGGGCAAGAGCAACCCGGTACGGCTGGCGCGCGGCCTGCGCGGGGCCGCCAGGCCCGCCAAACGCCCGGTCGCCCCCGAGCGCCAGCCCGTCCCGCGCAAGAGCGGCGACAAGCCGGCCCCCGGGGTGTCCTTCCAGGCCACGACCTCGTTCAGGGTCGTCGGCGGAAAGTCGGTCAAGCTCAAGCCCTTCCGCGTCCCGACCGGACCGAACACCCGCCCGCACCTGACCGTGGCCGTGGTCGCCGAACCCCACGCCGAGGCGCTGCTGCGCTACGAGTGGCGGCAGACCATCGGCTTCACGCCCCGGGACTTCGCCCGGGTTCTGGCCGTGGAGGTCCCGCACCTGCTGCTGGTCGAGTCGGTGACCGAGGGGCCGTGGGCCGAGGAGCTGAGCCGGCCGGGCGAGGGACTGCGCGGCCTGCTGTCCTGGTGCGCCGAGCGGGGTATCCGCACGGTCTTCTGGCACACCAAGGGGGAGGCGGACCGTTTCGTGGCCGCCGCCAGGCTGTTCGAGCACATCGTCACCGCGCTGCCCAAGTCCGTGGGCCCGTGGAGCGCCGCCCTGGCCTCCCGGGAGCCCGAGGCCGGGCGCAGGGCCCCCTCGCTGGGGATCCTGCCCTTCGCCGTCCAGCCGCGCGTGCACAACCCGCTGCCCCTGACCGGAGACCGGTTCGACCGGGTGCTCACCCTGGAGGAGCTGCTCCCCGCGCACCTGTCGTATCCGGACGTGCTCACCTCCTACCGCTGGCCGGTGGCGGTGGACTGCCCGCCGGGCACCGAGTCCTGGCTGATGGCCGAGCTGGCCGCCTGCGGCACGTCGATCGGCACCGAGCAGGACGACCGCCGGGCGCACGCGGCGCTGCGCCAGGCCTACGCCGCCGGCACGATGACCAACAAGATCGACGACCTTCTCGACGCGATCGGCCTGCCCAGCGGCCGTGCCACCCTGAACATCTCGGTGATCATGATCGACCGGGGCGACCTCGACCACACCCTGGCCCAGGTCGCGCCGCAGAGGGGCGTCGTCCAGCTGGTGCTCCTCACCGACGCGCAGGACGCCGAGAGGCGGGCCCGCGCCGCGATGCCCGACCGGGTGGAGATCGTGGTCCGCCGGACCGATCCCGGCCTCACCACCGGAGGCATGCTGAACCACGCCCTCGACCTGTGCCAGGGCGACCTGGTGGCCGTCATGGACGCCCAGGACCTGTACGGCCCGCACTATCTGACCGACCTCAGCAGGGCCTTCCTGTTCACCACCGCCGACATCGTCGGCAAGGCCGCCCACTACGCCCATCTGCGCGACGTCACCGCGACCGTGCTGCGACAGCCCGCCGCCGAGTACGCCTACCTTCCCGAGGTCGCCGGAGCCACCCTGCTGGCCCGTCGTACGGTCCTGCGCGGCCTCGGGTTCGCCGACGTCTCCGAGGGCTGGGCCGAGGTGCTCATGCGCCAGTGCCGCACGGACGGGGTCAAGGTCTTCTCCGCCGACCGGTTCGGCTACGTCTGCCTCCGGGACCACGACCGCGGGCTTCTCGACTCGTCCCGGCTCGTCGAGTACGGCCCGGCCGATCCGCACGCCCTGATCTAG
- a CDS encoding asparagine synthetase B family protein → MQWPTFNVRPYVCGGIGHLNQAVLETLRRAGPRVTPALHATGAALFSSSPLPPYQRDPLTCAFAWGERTPTAVAPWITVAETFETPGLIDDGKQITLHAGGLGLVDVYYLFRGGAVYFSSLLEPLLSLSRGPYEINWDAWASIIQLTFPLRDDTPYAQVKRMGGSSALIFDRASGRISTERRLPRWLREEPYEAGRTAGEILEILHEVYKEFDGRPLLVPVSGGYDSRLLCSVAVARGADVESWTTSPDDGTDTDITFARAITAELGVRHRVIAQDAASYPDDALDVARRLEFLTPHHAWYTPFAREVHRAGRTLVDGLAGGPLLKNFMISGAALEASSQAERKAALLGSLTLGAPSVPFLSERASAWISDSVEDAFAQSTSMFNGHRAELPLSVLHTRTARGIARSPVNLVGPEVSFAAPFIHPDFFDAALSVGVARKDGGRFYREVLYAANPRVAALPSTNVVKQPLQRVPLRSAAAPAREYGHRMLTRVAGAVPSLLSEQLHLVIAEGPDALARFNGWNDRFWVRSLVLFGAWLGDYEDRLPELTPPWL, encoded by the coding sequence GTGCAGTGGCCGACGTTCAATGTGAGACCGTACGTCTGCGGCGGCATCGGCCACCTCAACCAGGCCGTCCTGGAGACGCTGCGGAGGGCCGGACCTCGCGTCACCCCCGCGCTTCACGCGACGGGAGCGGCACTGTTCAGCTCCTCCCCGCTGCCGCCCTACCAACGCGACCCGCTGACCTGCGCGTTCGCCTGGGGGGAGCGCACCCCCACCGCGGTGGCACCGTGGATCACCGTGGCGGAGACCTTCGAGACGCCCGGCCTGATCGACGACGGGAAGCAGATCACGCTGCACGCCGGCGGGCTCGGCCTCGTGGACGTCTACTACCTGTTCAGGGGCGGAGCGGTCTACTTCTCCTCCCTGCTCGAACCGCTGCTGTCCCTCTCGCGCGGGCCCTACGAGATCAACTGGGACGCCTGGGCCTCGATCATCCAGTTGACCTTCCCTCTTCGCGACGACACCCCGTACGCGCAGGTCAAGCGGATGGGCGGATCGAGCGCGCTGATCTTCGACCGGGCGTCGGGCCGGATCTCGACCGAGCGGAGGCTGCCCCGGTGGCTGCGTGAGGAACCGTACGAGGCGGGCCGGACGGCCGGGGAGATCCTGGAGATCCTGCACGAGGTCTACAAGGAGTTCGACGGCCGGCCGCTGCTCGTGCCGGTCAGCGGCGGCTACGACTCACGGCTGCTGTGCTCGGTCGCGGTTGCGCGGGGCGCCGACGTGGAGTCGTGGACGACGAGCCCCGACGACGGCACCGACACCGACATCACCTTCGCCCGCGCGATAACCGCCGAGCTGGGCGTACGGCACCGCGTGATCGCCCAGGACGCCGCCTCCTACCCCGACGACGCCCTGGACGTGGCGCGGCGGCTGGAGTTCCTCACCCCGCACCACGCCTGGTACACCCCGTTCGCCCGCGAGGTGCACCGGGCCGGGCGGACCCTGGTCGACGGGCTGGCCGGGGGCCCGCTGCTGAAGAACTTCATGATCAGCGGGGCGGCGCTGGAGGCCTCCTCGCAGGCGGAGCGGAAGGCGGCGCTGCTCGGCTCCCTGACGCTGGGCGCCCCGTCCGTGCCGTTCCTGTCCGAGCGGGCCTCCGCCTGGATCTCCGACAGCGTCGAGGACGCCTTCGCCCAGTCGACCTCCATGTTCAACGGCCACCGGGCCGAGTTGCCGCTGTCGGTCCTGCACACCCGGACGGCCCGGGGCATCGCCCGCTCCCCGGTCAACCTGGTCGGCCCCGAGGTCTCGTTCGCGGCGCCCTTCATCCATCCCGACTTCTTCGACGCGGCGCTCTCGGTGGGCGTGGCCCGCAAGGACGGGGGCCGGTTCTACCGGGAGGTGCTGTACGCGGCCAATCCCCGCGTCGCCGCGCTGCCCTCCACGAACGTGGTCAAGCAGCCGCTCCAGCGGGTCCCGCTCCGCTCGGCCGCCGCTCCCGCCAGGGAGTACGGTCACCGGATGCTGACCCGCGTCGCCGGCGCCGTGCCGTCCCTGCTGTCGGAGCAGCTCCACCTGGTGATCGCCGAGGGGCCCGACGCCCTGGCGCGGTTCAACGGCTGGAACGACCGGTTCTGGGTGCGGAGCCTGGTGCTGTTCGGAGCCTGGCTGGGCGACTACGAGGACCGCCTCCCCGAGCTCACCCCTCCCTGGCTCTGA
- the treS gene encoding maltose alpha-D-glucosyltransferase, with protein sequence MNASPLPESVSEDFVSADPQWYKRAVFYEVLVRGFKDSNGDGTGDLRGLIEKLDYVQWLGVDCLWLLPLYESPLRDGGYDISDYMKILPDFGDLGDFVQLIESAHQRGLRIITDLVMNHTSDKHPWFQASRHDPEGPYGDFYVWADEPGGYPDAPIIFIGAEESNWTYDPVRKQYYWHRFFHHQPDLNYDNPAVQEAMLEVLRFWLDLGIDGFRLDAVPYLFEREGTDCSGLPETHAYLRKVRSEVDRLYPDRVLLAEANGWPEDVVEYFGDPSVGGDECHMAFHFPLMPRIFMAVRRGSREPISEIMSRTPKLPETAQWGIFLRNHDELTLETVTEEERDYMHAEYAKDPRMRAYLGIRRRLAPLLENHRDQIELFTALLLSLPGSPVMYYGDEIGMGDNIWLEDRDAVRTPMQWSPDRNAGFSQADPGRLYLPAVMDPIYGFQAVNVEAQQRNPASLLHFTRNMLAIRRSHPVFGTGAYSELWSSNPAVLTFIREEGDDIMLCVNNMSKYPQPVELDLRRFIGMTPVEARGGVPFPPVGTLPYLLTLPGHGFYWFSLKNTD encoded by the coding sequence ATGAACGCATCCCCCCTGCCCGAATCCGTTTCCGAGGACTTCGTCTCGGCGGACCCCCAGTGGTACAAGCGTGCGGTCTTCTACGAAGTGCTGGTCCGAGGGTTCAAGGACTCCAACGGAGACGGCACCGGAGACCTGCGCGGCCTGATCGAGAAACTGGACTACGTCCAGTGGCTCGGCGTCGACTGCCTGTGGCTGCTCCCCCTGTACGAGTCGCCGCTGCGTGACGGCGGCTACGACATCTCCGACTACATGAAGATCCTGCCGGACTTCGGCGATCTCGGAGACTTCGTGCAGCTGATCGAGTCGGCGCACCAGCGGGGCCTTCGCATCATCACCGACCTGGTGATGAACCACACGAGCGACAAGCATCCCTGGTTCCAGGCCTCGCGCCACGACCCCGAGGGCCCCTACGGGGACTTCTACGTCTGGGCCGACGAGCCGGGCGGGTATCCCGACGCGCCGATCATCTTCATCGGCGCCGAGGAGTCCAACTGGACCTACGACCCGGTCCGCAAGCAGTACTACTGGCACCGCTTCTTCCACCACCAGCCGGACCTGAACTACGACAACCCGGCGGTCCAGGAGGCCATGCTGGAGGTCCTGCGGTTCTGGCTGGACCTGGGCATCGACGGCTTCCGCCTGGACGCCGTGCCGTACCTCTTCGAGCGCGAGGGCACCGACTGCTCCGGCCTGCCGGAGACCCACGCCTACCTGCGGAAGGTCCGCAGCGAGGTCGACCGCCTCTACCCGGACCGAGTCCTGCTGGCCGAGGCCAACGGCTGGCCCGAGGACGTGGTGGAGTACTTCGGCGACCCGTCGGTCGGCGGCGACGAGTGCCACATGGCCTTCCACTTCCCGCTCATGCCCCGCATCTTCATGGCGGTACGGCGAGGCAGCCGCGAGCCGATCTCCGAGATCATGTCGCGGACGCCGAAGCTCCCCGAGACCGCCCAGTGGGGCATCTTCCTGCGCAACCACGACGAGCTGACCCTGGAGACGGTCACCGAAGAGGAGCGCGACTACATGCACGCCGAGTACGCCAAGGACCCGCGCATGCGGGCCTACCTCGGCATCCGGCGTCGCCTGGCCCCGCTGCTCGAAAACCACCGCGACCAGATCGAGCTGTTCACCGCCCTGCTCCTGTCGCTGCCCGGTTCGCCGGTCATGTACTACGGCGACGAGATCGGCATGGGCGACAACATCTGGCTGGAGGACCGCGACGCGGTCCGCACGCCGATGCAGTGGAGCCCCGACCGCAACGCCGGCTTCTCCCAGGCCGACCCCGGCCGCCTCTACCTGCCCGCGGTCATGGACCCGATCTACGGCTTCCAGGCGGTCAACGTGGAGGCGCAGCAGAGGAACCCCGCGTCGCTGCTCCACTTCACCAGGAACATGCTGGCGATCCGCCGGAGCCACCCCGTCTTCGGCACCGGCGCCTACAGCGAGCTGTGGTCCAGCAACCCGGCGGTGCTGACCTTCATCCGCGAGGAGGGGGACGACATCATGCTGTGCGTCAACAACATGTCGAAGTACCCGCAGCCGGTGGAGCTGGACCTGCGCCGCTTCATCGGCATGACGCCCGTCGAGGCCAGGGGCGGGGTGCCGTTCCCCCCCGTGGGCACCCTGCCGTACCTGCTGACCCTGCCGGGTCACGGCTTCTACTGGTTCTCCCTCAAGAACACGGACTGA